A part of Myxococcus landrumus genomic DNA contains:
- a CDS encoding imm11 family protein yields the protein MSQMRYFRLSENVQAGYWFLGDPRNEQGQEVEDPSLFRAGRPVPVEGRLTVPIIEPGKPLDFSTAGTGAVPIGHVTVASLFAELAPDDVQLLPVGIQGHMDQYLILVATKLIRCIDDHASEEVRYWKPEHGQPARVGDYKVVSGLRIDTSKVGDAKVFRTWGWDLALIVSEDIKQALERAKVTGVKFTPV from the coding sequence ATGTCCCAGATGCGCTACTTCCGGCTGAGTGAGAACGTTCAAGCGGGGTACTGGTTCCTCGGCGATCCTCGGAACGAGCAGGGCCAGGAGGTAGAGGACCCGTCTCTCTTCAGGGCAGGGCGGCCTGTGCCTGTCGAGGGCCGCCTGACGGTGCCCATCATTGAACCAGGCAAGCCTTTGGACTTCTCCACGGCGGGGACGGGGGCGGTTCCCATCGGTCACGTCACGGTGGCGTCGCTCTTCGCGGAGCTGGCGCCCGATGACGTTCAGCTCCTCCCCGTGGGCATCCAGGGTCACATGGACCAGTATCTCATCCTGGTGGCAACGAAGCTCATCCGCTGCATCGACGACCATGCGTCCGAGGAGGTTCGCTACTGGAAGCCCGAGCACGGGCAGCCAGCGCGAGTTGGTGACTACAAGGTGGTGAGTGGGCTTCGCATCGATACCTCGAAGGTCGGTGACGCGAAGGTGTTCCGCACCTGGGGCTGGGACCTCGCCCTCATCGTCTCCGAGGACATCAAGCAGGCCCTGGAGCGCGCGAAGGTCACCGGCGTGAAGTTCACGCCCGTGTAG
- a CDS encoding isocitrate dehydrogenase (NAD(+)) produces the protein MANTRTVTVINGDGIGPEVMAATIRVLEALKVPLEFEHKDAGTEVVAKYGTNLPHETVEAVLRSGVALKGPTGTVVGGGLPSANVGLRKRLDLYSSLRPVKSVPNVKTRYENVDLIVVRENTESLYAGLEHIIVPGVVESLKIITEKASTRIARFGFEYARKHGRKKVTGVHKANIMKLSDGLFLDCCRKVGREYPEIHYEEVIIDNLCMQLVKDPTRFDVMVLENLYGDIVSDLCAGLVGGLGVVPGANIGERTAVFEAVHGTAPDIAGKGIANPTALMMSAVMMLDYLDMREEARRMENAIQKVYGDGKVRTGDLGGGATTRDFTDAIIAAL, from the coding sequence ATGGCGAACACCCGCACTGTCACGGTCATCAATGGCGACGGCATCGGCCCCGAGGTGATGGCGGCCACCATTCGCGTCCTCGAGGCGCTCAAGGTTCCCCTCGAGTTCGAGCACAAGGACGCGGGCACGGAAGTGGTTGCGAAGTACGGCACCAACCTGCCCCACGAGACGGTGGAGGCCGTGCTGCGCAGCGGCGTCGCGCTGAAGGGGCCCACCGGCACGGTGGTGGGCGGGGGTCTTCCTTCGGCGAACGTGGGCCTGCGCAAGCGGCTGGACCTGTACTCGTCGCTGCGGCCCGTCAAGAGCGTGCCGAATGTGAAGACGCGCTACGAGAACGTGGACCTCATCGTCGTTCGTGAGAACACGGAGAGCCTCTACGCCGGCCTGGAGCACATCATCGTCCCGGGCGTGGTGGAGTCGCTGAAGATCATCACGGAGAAGGCGTCCACGCGGATTGCGCGCTTTGGCTTCGAGTACGCGCGCAAGCACGGCCGCAAGAAGGTGACGGGCGTCCACAAGGCCAACATCATGAAGTTGTCGGACGGCCTCTTCCTGGACTGTTGCCGCAAGGTGGGCCGTGAGTATCCGGAGATCCACTACGAGGAAGTCATCATCGACAACCTCTGCATGCAGCTGGTGAAGGACCCGACGCGCTTCGACGTGATGGTGTTGGAGAACCTGTACGGCGACATCGTGAGCGATTTGTGCGCGGGTCTGGTGGGTGGCCTGGGCGTGGTGCCGGGCGCGAACATCGGCGAGCGCACGGCGGTGTTCGAGGCGGTCCACGGCACGGCGCCGGACATCGCGGGCAAGGGCATCGCGAACCCGACGGCGCTGATGATGTCGGCGGTGATGATGCTGGACTACCTGGACATGCGCGAGGAAGCGCGCCGGATGGAGAACGCCATCCAGAAGGTGTACGGCGACGGCAAGGTGCGCACGGGCGACCTGGGTGGCGGCGCCACCACGCGCGACTTCACGGACGCCATCATCGCGGCGCTGTAG
- a CDS encoding DUF2270 domain-containing protein — MPLNEPIKTDLLESPWLSQQAMAQLFRGELSRSDTWRTRLDTTTNWALTTTAAVISFGFATPASSHVTFLVGIWMVVSFLLVEARRYRYYDLWNRRVRLLEDGWWAPMLRREPVDPDALRELAVEMSRPQIQLSLLSAISTRINRTYGPILLVLLLTWFSKVYSYPQPPQDFSEFVTRAHVAWIPGGLVMTALTFITVAAAYLFISSFFIRAPLGELRTRPRGRRAALWESFYRPYAIHRRHRPTRRPPRSPDAASEH, encoded by the coding sequence ATGCCCCTCAACGAGCCCATCAAGACCGACCTGCTCGAGTCGCCCTGGCTGTCCCAGCAGGCCATGGCCCAACTGTTCCGGGGCGAGCTGAGCCGCTCCGACACCTGGCGCACCCGCCTGGACACGACGACCAACTGGGCGCTCACCACCACCGCGGCCGTCATCTCCTTCGGCTTCGCCACGCCGGCCAGCTCCCACGTCACCTTCCTCGTCGGCATCTGGATGGTGGTGTCCTTCCTGCTCGTCGAGGCGCGGCGCTACCGCTACTACGACTTGTGGAACCGCCGGGTGAGGCTCCTGGAGGACGGCTGGTGGGCCCCCATGCTGCGCCGGGAGCCGGTGGACCCGGATGCCTTGCGTGAGCTCGCCGTGGAGATGTCGCGGCCGCAAATCCAGCTCTCGCTCCTGTCCGCCATCTCCACCCGCATCAACCGCACCTACGGCCCCATCCTGCTCGTCCTCCTGCTGACGTGGTTCTCCAAGGTGTACAGCTACCCGCAGCCCCCGCAGGACTTCTCCGAGTTCGTCACCCGGGCCCACGTCGCCTGGATTCCCGGGGGCCTGGTGATGACGGCGCTGACCTTCATCACCGTGGCGGCGGCGTACCTGTTCATCTCCTCGTTCTTCATCCGGGCGCCGCTGGGGGAGCTGCGCACCCGCCCTCGAGGGCGACGCGCCGCCCTGTGGGAGTCGTTCTACCGGCCCTACGCCATCCACCGGAGGCACCGGCCAACGCGCCGGCCGCCCCGGAGCCCGGACGCCGCGTCCGAGCATTGA
- a CDS encoding hybrid sensor histidine kinase/response regulator, whose translation MARLNPIEALSELLQGEQERVARLWAKRLRAEIYEVDIPGKDLRAPLRRLVSEMARLLKDRGEDAVRLWPEVARSHGADRYTQNFEPEDLTREFKSLEEVLLHVYARHHGGLIEPEVAGLIAELVWEGDAAAQASYARILKTEEVRFREAAVMESVLNHVDVGILLAEVDGTVSFATPPVSRLMGVPMRAVVGGRAVNTLAPVLTQVNARHLAGEPFKVADMPFVRALKEQGPVRGVMMVVERPGGDEVTLEMSATPVWEEEGELAGAIQTFTDRTESANKTKALESAYGELRRLQGRLLQRTRQQALGQLAGGAAHALNNFLNVLRLRITLLQREYKPEHLEALDRTVQQIGELVARLQEFNVQRTEERPTDVNVDQTVRESLELARGELEQREHPVYVELDLNNPGAVRADAAFFRELVVNLMLASRDRMEEGGHLRVTTRAEGAGWLTLRIQDEGPRFAPEELSHLFDPLRRDPGAPQLSLYLAVARAQVQRWGGELMAENSPTGAGAAFVVRLPRVQAKVAQEAVKPAAAGETPSAAGAPRRFQQTRRVLVVDDDLDNARMMAEVLGEEGYEVQVAHDPTVALGMWDRRRFDAALLDAVMPEMSGWELARELRAKSPQVLLAIVTGMDVRGQNRANLALVDAVFRKPIDVGALDDFLAQAEGGSGGENGRGSEEPLLPSEPEHDHPG comes from the coding sequence GTGGCCCGGCTCAACCCCATCGAAGCGCTGTCGGAGCTGCTCCAGGGCGAGCAGGAGCGTGTGGCGCGCCTGTGGGCCAAGCGCCTGCGCGCGGAAATCTATGAAGTGGACATCCCGGGCAAGGACCTGCGCGCGCCGCTGCGGCGGTTGGTGTCGGAGATGGCGCGGCTGCTCAAGGACCGGGGCGAGGACGCGGTGCGGCTGTGGCCAGAGGTCGCCCGCTCGCACGGGGCGGACCGGTACACGCAGAACTTCGAGCCCGAGGACTTGACGCGCGAGTTCAAGTCCCTGGAAGAGGTGCTGCTGCACGTCTACGCGCGCCACCACGGCGGACTCATCGAGCCGGAGGTGGCGGGCCTCATCGCGGAGCTGGTGTGGGAAGGGGACGCGGCGGCGCAGGCGTCCTATGCGCGCATCCTGAAGACGGAGGAGGTGCGCTTCCGCGAGGCCGCGGTGATGGAGTCGGTGCTCAACCACGTGGACGTGGGCATCCTGCTGGCGGAGGTGGACGGCACGGTGTCCTTCGCCACGCCGCCGGTGAGCCGGTTGATGGGCGTGCCCATGCGCGCGGTGGTGGGAGGGCGCGCGGTGAACACGCTCGCGCCCGTGCTGACGCAGGTGAATGCCCGGCACCTCGCGGGTGAGCCCTTCAAGGTGGCGGACATGCCGTTCGTGCGCGCGCTGAAGGAGCAGGGGCCGGTGCGCGGGGTGATGATGGTGGTGGAGCGCCCCGGCGGTGACGAGGTGACGCTGGAGATGAGCGCCACGCCCGTCTGGGAGGAGGAAGGGGAGCTGGCCGGCGCCATCCAGACCTTCACGGACCGCACCGAGTCCGCCAACAAGACGAAGGCCCTGGAGAGCGCGTATGGCGAGCTGCGGCGGCTCCAGGGGCGGCTGCTTCAGCGCACGCGACAGCAGGCCCTGGGGCAGTTGGCCGGGGGCGCGGCACATGCGCTCAACAACTTCCTCAACGTGCTGCGGCTGCGCATCACCTTGCTCCAGCGTGAGTACAAGCCCGAGCACCTGGAGGCGCTGGACCGGACGGTGCAACAGATTGGCGAGCTGGTGGCGCGGCTGCAGGAGTTCAACGTCCAGCGCACCGAGGAGCGGCCCACGGATGTGAACGTGGACCAGACGGTGCGCGAGTCGCTGGAGCTGGCGCGCGGAGAGCTGGAGCAGCGCGAGCACCCGGTCTACGTGGAGCTGGACTTGAACAACCCGGGCGCGGTGCGCGCGGACGCGGCCTTCTTCCGCGAGCTGGTGGTGAACCTGATGCTCGCGTCGCGCGACAGGATGGAGGAGGGCGGGCACCTGAGGGTGACGACGCGCGCGGAGGGCGCGGGCTGGCTCACGCTGCGCATCCAGGATGAGGGGCCCCGCTTCGCTCCAGAGGAGCTGTCGCACCTGTTCGACCCGCTGCGCAGGGACCCGGGGGCTCCGCAGTTGTCCTTGTACCTGGCGGTGGCTCGGGCGCAGGTGCAGCGCTGGGGCGGGGAGTTGATGGCGGAGAACTCGCCGACGGGCGCGGGCGCGGCCTTCGTGGTGCGACTGCCTCGGGTGCAGGCGAAGGTGGCCCAGGAGGCCGTGAAGCCCGCCGCGGCGGGGGAGACGCCGTCCGCGGCGGGGGCGCCTCGGCGCTTCCAGCAGACCCGGCGTGTGCTGGTGGTGGATGACGATTTGGACAACGCCCGGATGATGGCCGAGGTGCTGGGCGAGGAGGGGTATGAGGTGCAGGTGGCCCATGACCCCACGGTGGCGCTGGGGATGTGGGACCGCAGGCGCTTCGACGCGGCCCTCTTGGACGCGGTGATGCCCGAGATGAGCGGGTGGGAGCTGGCGCGCGAGCTGCGTGCGAAGTCGCCCCAGGTGCTGCTCGCCATCGTCACGGGGATGGATGTGCGCGGACAGAATCGGGCGAACCTCGCGCTGGTGGACGCGGTGTTCCGCAAGCCCATCGACGTGGGGGCGCTGGATGACTTCCTGGCGCAGGCGGAAGGGGGCTCGGGCGGGGAGAACGGCCGAGGCTCCGAGGAGCCTCTCCTTCCCAGCGAGCCCGAGCACGACCATCCGGGGTGA
- a CDS encoding MBL fold metallo-hydrolase: protein MHITQLRNATVVLGFESAGQAVNLLIDPMLAPRAALPTLKWLTRTRRRNPLVDLPAQADSVLGSVTHALITHCQRGHFDHLDRAGKHFLRERRIPVFCTPHDEPYLRARSLEARSLGALNRAPFFHGHITAIPCVHGLGWVGRFMEHGVGYFIELPGEPSLYIAGDTLLTDAVRTCVTQRKPDLVVVPAGGARFDTGGDILMDGEDALELARVAPGRVIANHLEALDHCPTTRQGLRAAARSAGLEDRLLVPEDGEQYHFAAEDRPRLGSPRGEQQTS from the coding sequence ATGCACATCACCCAACTGCGCAACGCCACCGTGGTGCTCGGATTCGAGAGCGCCGGACAAGCCGTGAACCTGCTCATCGACCCCATGCTCGCGCCGCGCGCCGCGCTCCCCACGTTGAAGTGGCTGACCCGGACGCGGCGCCGCAATCCGCTCGTGGACCTCCCCGCACAAGCGGACTCGGTGTTGGGCTCGGTGACCCACGCCCTCATCACCCACTGCCAGCGCGGCCACTTCGACCACCTGGACCGGGCGGGGAAGCACTTCCTGCGTGAGCGCCGCATCCCCGTGTTCTGCACGCCCCACGATGAGCCCTACCTGCGTGCACGAAGCCTGGAGGCCCGGTCGCTGGGTGCGCTGAATCGCGCGCCCTTCTTCCATGGCCACATCACCGCCATCCCCTGCGTTCATGGCCTGGGCTGGGTGGGCCGGTTCATGGAGCATGGCGTGGGCTACTTCATCGAGCTCCCTGGGGAACCCAGCCTCTACATCGCCGGGGACACGTTGCTGACGGACGCGGTTCGCACCTGCGTCACCCAGCGCAAGCCCGACCTCGTGGTGGTGCCCGCGGGTGGGGCCCGCTTCGACACGGGGGGCGACATCCTGATGGATGGAGAGGACGCCCTGGAGCTGGCCCGCGTGGCCCCGGGGCGCGTCATCGCGAATCACCTGGAGGCCCTGGACCACTGCCCCACCACGCGCCAGGGCCTTCGCGCGGCGGCTCGGAGCGCGGGGCTGGAGGACCGGCTGCTCGTCCCGGAAGACGGCGAGCAGTACCACTTCGCCGCGGAGGACAGGCCGCGCCTCGGGAGCCCTCGCGGGGAACAGCAGACCTCTTGA
- a CDS encoding helix-turn-helix domain-containing protein has product MTSSRSRSRPRRVGLLLYPGCMPAGLLATADMARAVNRRAGRGVCEVVWLGLTSQPIVTEDGLTLRPQRTLAESECDICLVPGFWTETEADIEGMLERQAKLIAALREGGVGQTVWAYCAGVALAAAAGLLDGKAATGTWWFQRFLQQRFRRVRWRFTEPRVSDRGAITAAGAQGHWLLVTQQLAQWVSAEVMRDVEQVLMLPRPPTAHPAFRPVELMAQPSAELKKLLVHAESIPASELSLGSVAEHCAVSPRTLRRRIEAHTGLSAGAWLRLVKLRQVGEALTTSLEPLKVVGEQLGYLNESSLHRAFKQVTGMTPVHYRQAFGNVKKGR; this is encoded by the coding sequence GTGACTTCCTCGCGTTCGCGTTCGCGTCCCCGGCGGGTGGGGTTGTTGCTCTACCCGGGCTGCATGCCGGCCGGACTGCTGGCCACCGCCGACATGGCGCGTGCCGTGAACCGGCGGGCGGGGCGCGGAGTCTGTGAGGTGGTGTGGCTGGGACTGACGTCGCAGCCCATCGTCACCGAGGACGGGCTGACGCTGCGGCCCCAGCGGACGCTGGCGGAGAGCGAGTGTGACATCTGCCTGGTGCCCGGGTTCTGGACCGAGACCGAGGCCGACATCGAGGGCATGCTCGAGCGTCAGGCGAAGCTCATCGCCGCGCTCCGCGAGGGCGGGGTGGGGCAGACGGTCTGGGCGTACTGCGCGGGAGTCGCGCTCGCGGCGGCGGCGGGCCTGTTGGATGGAAAGGCCGCCACGGGGACGTGGTGGTTCCAGCGGTTCTTGCAGCAGCGCTTTCGACGCGTGCGCTGGCGCTTCACCGAGCCGCGGGTCTCCGACCGCGGGGCCATCACCGCGGCGGGTGCGCAGGGGCACTGGCTCCTGGTGACCCAGCAACTGGCGCAGTGGGTCAGCGCGGAGGTGATGCGGGATGTCGAGCAGGTGCTGATGCTGCCCCGGCCTCCGACAGCGCATCCCGCGTTCCGCCCGGTGGAGTTGATGGCGCAGCCGTCCGCCGAGCTGAAGAAGCTGCTCGTCCATGCCGAGTCCATCCCCGCGTCGGAGCTGAGCCTGGGCTCGGTCGCCGAGCACTGCGCGGTCTCACCTCGCACCCTGCGCAGGAGAATCGAGGCGCACACGGGGCTCTCCGCGGGCGCCTGGTTGCGTCTGGTCAAGCTGCGGCAGGTGGGGGAGGCGCTGACCACCTCGCTGGAGCCCTTGAAGGTGGTTGGCGAGCAATTGGGCTACCTCAACGAGAGCAGCCTGCATCGGGCGTTCAAGCAGGTGACGGGCATGACGCCCGTCCACTACCGGCAGGCCTTCGGCAACGTGAAGAAGGGGCGCTGA
- a CDS encoding zinc-dependent alcohol dehydrogenase family protein — MKRWELREPGRANLKLTSVAIPTPKPGEALVRVRAVSLNYRDKLILDATAPRASREPLVPTSDMAGEVVATGEGVTRVRKGERVLAAFNPLWVDGPPVRVDGVIPSLGGALPGVLSEYVSVPESWLVAAPRTLDDVKASTLPCAGLTAWTALMEHGAPRPGQTVVTQGTGGVSLFAVQLASALGARVIVTSGDEAKLARAKALGAAHGIHRRQTPDWEQAVLELTGGRGADVVLEVVGGDNLGHSVRALASGGRIALIGVLEGFEARFPAVPLFQTHGIIQGVMVGHRRGLEELVRAVDTLRLEPVVDATYALDAFPQALEHLDRGPFGKLVVRVGT, encoded by the coding sequence ATGAAGCGGTGGGAACTGCGCGAGCCGGGCCGCGCGAACTTGAAGCTGACGAGCGTGGCGATTCCCACGCCCAAGCCGGGCGAGGCGCTGGTGCGCGTCCGCGCGGTGTCGCTCAACTACCGCGACAAGCTCATCCTCGACGCCACCGCGCCGCGCGCCTCACGCGAGCCGCTGGTGCCCACGTCCGACATGGCGGGCGAAGTCGTGGCCACGGGCGAGGGCGTCACCCGGGTGCGCAAGGGAGAGCGAGTGCTCGCCGCCTTCAATCCCCTGTGGGTGGACGGGCCCCCGGTTCGCGTGGACGGCGTCATTCCGAGCCTCGGTGGCGCGCTGCCCGGCGTCCTGTCGGAGTACGTGTCCGTCCCGGAGTCCTGGCTCGTCGCGGCGCCTCGGACGTTGGATGACGTGAAGGCCAGCACGCTGCCCTGCGCGGGCCTCACGGCGTGGACGGCGCTGATGGAGCACGGCGCGCCACGGCCGGGCCAGACGGTGGTGACGCAAGGCACGGGGGGCGTGTCGCTGTTCGCCGTGCAGCTCGCCTCCGCGCTCGGGGCGCGCGTCATCGTCACCTCGGGAGACGAGGCGAAGCTGGCCCGGGCGAAGGCGCTGGGCGCGGCGCACGGCATCCACCGTCGCCAGACACCGGACTGGGAGCAGGCGGTGCTGGAGCTGACCGGAGGACGCGGCGCGGACGTCGTCCTCGAGGTGGTGGGGGGCGACAACCTGGGGCACTCGGTGCGAGCGCTCGCGAGCGGAGGCCGCATCGCGCTCATCGGCGTCCTGGAGGGCTTCGAGGCGCGCTTCCCGGCAGTGCCTCTCTTCCAGACCCACGGCATCATCCAGGGGGTGATGGTCGGGCATCGGCGTGGGCTGGAGGAGCTCGTCCGCGCGGTGGACACGTTGCGGTTGGAGCCGGTGGTGGACGCGACCTATGCGCTGGACGCGTTCCCCCAGGCGCTCGAGCACCTGGACCGAGGCCCCTTCGGCAAGCTGGTGGTGCGCGTCGGCACGTGA
- a CDS encoding LysR family transcriptional regulator, which translates to MTDRLSGVLVFVQAAEAGGFALAAQRLGLTRSAVGKSIARLEQRLGTRLFQRTTRQQRLTEDGQVFYERCARALSELEAAEAALDSGRSEPMGRLRVTASVLFGRHLVAPLLWELAREHPGLELEMSFSDRVTDLIEDGYDLAIRVAPLADPSGLAARKLGAQMMVVCASPDYVARHGRPRTLEDLTRHEALTYGRQGQSKPWLFPDEKGGDTPVRVRGRLRLDDLEAIADAATQGLGIAWLPCWLIAERLHRGELVDVLEGVGRHGNEIFAVWPQNKHLPVKVRRAIDLLAARLPERLATAMQKPPRPGRKR; encoded by the coding sequence ATGACCGACCGGCTCAGTGGAGTGCTCGTGTTCGTCCAGGCCGCGGAGGCCGGGGGCTTCGCGCTCGCGGCGCAGCGCCTGGGGCTGACCCGCTCCGCCGTGGGCAAGAGCATCGCGCGGCTGGAGCAGCGCCTGGGCACCCGCCTGTTCCAGCGCACCACGCGCCAGCAACGCCTCACCGAGGATGGACAGGTCTTCTACGAGCGCTGCGCGCGCGCCCTGTCGGAGCTGGAGGCCGCCGAGGCCGCGCTCGACTCCGGACGCAGCGAGCCCATGGGCCGGCTGCGCGTCACCGCGTCCGTGTTGTTCGGCAGGCACCTCGTCGCGCCGTTGTTGTGGGAGCTGGCCCGTGAGCACCCGGGGCTCGAGCTGGAGATGTCCTTCAGCGACCGCGTGACGGACCTCATCGAGGATGGCTACGACCTGGCCATCCGCGTCGCGCCGCTCGCGGACCCGTCGGGGCTTGCCGCGCGCAAGCTCGGCGCGCAGATGATGGTGGTGTGCGCCTCCCCGGACTACGTGGCCCGTCATGGCCGGCCGCGGACGCTGGAGGACCTGACCCGTCACGAGGCCCTCACCTACGGGCGCCAGGGCCAGAGCAAGCCGTGGCTGTTTCCAGACGAGAAGGGCGGCGATACACCCGTCCGGGTCCGGGGGCGTCTGCGATTGGATGACCTGGAGGCCATCGCCGACGCCGCGACGCAAGGCCTGGGCATCGCGTGGCTTCCGTGCTGGCTCATCGCGGAGCGGCTGCACCGGGGCGAGCTGGTGGATGTGCTGGAGGGTGTGGGGCGACACGGGAACGAAATCTTCGCCGTCTGGCCTCAGAACAAGCACCTGCCCGTCAAGGTGCGCAGGGCCATCGACCTGCTCGCGGCGCGCCTCCCCGAGCGTCTCGCCACCGCGATGCAGAAGCCACCGCGTCCCGGCAGGAAGCGCTGA